The following proteins are encoded in a genomic region of Catenulispora sp. GP43:
- a CDS encoding N,N-dimethylformamidase beta subunit family domain-containing protein — protein sequence MPLPARLMRLGLAAALVAACAADLPNQSAAYDSLGFGSGDQIALSTAGAQAGCPTGLARGWLRAENRLPGTTAWQDAKRTRAGSVNGYLDRQSVRCGDTVTAYLSSLAPVSGASLSAYRMGYYGGTEGRLVWQAKHIGLRPQPRAAVTGANLLTVAPWRPSLTFRITGRWTPGYYLLVVRAPGQTASSIPLVVRADGDRAPLGFQASVLTYQAYNTFGGHSAYTGSPRRAEASTEVSFDRPYEDGGYYSPYQYELPLVREIEKLGIDTDYFTDVDTDADPAQLKRHRGVVTGGHSEYWTKRMYDGAVAARQAGVNIAFFGANAVYTAARLTGSPLGPDRRVVIRRSVADDPLAAHDPSLATVNWSAPPLNRPEAALIGEGYGYLGANGSLRVLHPGSWLFAGTGVTAGQVLRNTVGGEYDQVDVNQPTTPPDVDVLAAIPIRFLNGRAGMATTTYYVATSQAGVFDAGTTYWPCVMSGECLHLGATPPAVRAVVARVTDNVLVAFAAGPAGLAHPSTPSWPPSAEGLVGSARAVGDVAVRAY from the coding sequence GTGCCGCTGCCCGCGCGGCTGATGCGGCTGGGACTGGCCGCCGCGCTGGTCGCCGCGTGTGCCGCGGACCTGCCGAACCAGTCGGCGGCCTATGACAGTTTGGGGTTCGGCTCGGGCGACCAGATCGCCCTGTCCACGGCCGGCGCGCAGGCGGGATGCCCGACCGGGCTCGCGCGCGGCTGGCTGCGTGCGGAGAACAGGCTGCCCGGGACGACGGCGTGGCAGGACGCGAAGCGTACGCGCGCCGGGAGTGTGAACGGATATCTGGACCGGCAGAGCGTGCGGTGCGGCGACACGGTCACCGCGTATCTGAGTTCGCTGGCGCCGGTGTCGGGGGCTTCGCTGTCGGCGTATCGGATGGGGTACTACGGCGGGACGGAGGGGCGGCTGGTCTGGCAGGCCAAGCACATCGGCCTGCGGCCGCAGCCGCGGGCCGCGGTGACCGGCGCGAACCTGCTGACCGTGGCGCCGTGGCGGCCGTCGCTGACGTTCCGGATCACCGGGCGCTGGACGCCGGGGTACTACCTGCTGGTGGTGCGGGCGCCGGGGCAGACGGCGTCGTCGATCCCGTTGGTGGTGCGCGCCGACGGCGACCGCGCGCCGCTGGGGTTCCAGGCCAGTGTGCTGACGTACCAGGCCTACAACACGTTCGGCGGGCACTCGGCGTACACCGGCTCCCCGCGCCGGGCCGAGGCCAGCACGGAGGTGAGCTTCGACCGGCCGTACGAGGACGGCGGGTACTACTCGCCGTACCAGTACGAGCTGCCGCTGGTGCGGGAGATCGAGAAGCTGGGCATCGACACCGACTACTTCACCGACGTCGACACCGACGCCGACCCGGCGCAGCTGAAACGGCACAGGGGCGTGGTCACCGGCGGCCACTCGGAGTACTGGACGAAGCGCATGTACGACGGCGCGGTCGCGGCCCGCCAGGCAGGGGTGAACATCGCCTTCTTCGGCGCGAACGCGGTGTACACCGCGGCCCGCCTCACCGGCTCGCCGCTGGGCCCGGACCGCCGCGTGGTGATCCGCCGCTCGGTCGCCGACGACCCGCTGGCCGCGCACGACCCGTCGCTGGCGACGGTGAACTGGTCCGCCCCGCCGCTGAACCGCCCGGAGGCGGCGCTGATCGGCGAGGGGTACGGCTACCTGGGCGCGAACGGCTCCCTGCGGGTGCTGCACCCCGGCTCGTGGCTGTTCGCCGGCACCGGCGTGACCGCCGGGCAGGTGCTGCGCAACACGGTCGGCGGCGAGTACGACCAGGTGGACGTGAACCAGCCGACGACGCCGCCGGACGTGGACGTCCTGGCGGCCATACCGATCAGGTTCCTGAACGGCCGGGCCGGCATGGCGACGACCACGTACTACGTGGCGACCTCCCAGGCCGGGGTGTTCGACGCCGGCACGACGTACTGGCCGTGCGTGATGAGCGGCGAGTGCCTGCACCTGGGAGCCACGCCGCCGGCGGTGCGGGCCGTGGTGGCCCGGGTGACGGACAACGTGCTGGTCGCCTTCGCCGCCGGGCCCGCGGGGCTGGCGCATCCGTCGACGCCGAGTTGGCCGCCGTCGGCGGAGGGGTTGGTGGGGTCGGCGCGGGCGGTGGGGGACGTGGCAGTGCGGGCTTATTGA
- a CDS encoding TolB family protein: MAEVAEVTEATATPRDNRAKILISSIVVLLTIALAAGLAAFLGRSTKRAGVSGGFTVAAGELTYRSTVQGPDFGKVVEIGSGAAANAVPVVSNVQCERSYTASGVLLCLQSEGNLISQPYAEIYDSSLKQTKKLAITGTPNRARLSADGRMAAWTTFVTGDSYTQPGASTRASILDLKTGQYVDSLENFNAFVDGKPYKAVDINFWGVTFTADDNTFYATMGSNGQTWLMKGDFKAHTLNSLRQNVECPSLSPDGTRLVFKKRVSDDIRHPWRFTVLNLATMRETPLAETRSVDDQAAWLNDTTVMYAVPHDDDPGSDLYAVPADGSGAPRLLAANGMSPSTTSG, from the coding sequence ATGGCTGAGGTGGCCGAGGTGACCGAAGCGACTGCCACGCCCCGCGACAACCGGGCCAAGATCCTGATCTCGTCGATCGTGGTGCTGCTGACGATCGCGCTCGCGGCCGGGCTGGCCGCCTTCCTGGGACGGTCCACCAAGCGTGCCGGCGTCAGCGGCGGGTTCACCGTCGCGGCGGGGGAGCTGACGTATCGGTCGACGGTGCAGGGACCGGACTTCGGCAAGGTCGTGGAGATCGGCTCCGGGGCGGCGGCGAACGCGGTGCCCGTGGTCTCCAACGTTCAGTGCGAGCGGTCCTATACGGCTTCCGGCGTACTGCTGTGTCTGCAGTCCGAGGGCAACCTGATCAGCCAGCCGTATGCGGAGATCTACGACAGTTCCCTTAAGCAGACCAAGAAGTTGGCCATCACCGGTACGCCCAACCGTGCGCGGCTGTCTGCGGACGGACGGATGGCGGCGTGGACGACCTTCGTCACCGGGGACTCCTATACGCAGCCCGGCGCCTCGACCCGTGCCTCGATCCTGGATCTGAAGACGGGGCAGTACGTCGACTCGCTGGAGAACTTCAACGCGTTCGTGGACGGCAAGCCCTATAAGGCCGTCGACATCAACTTCTGGGGCGTCACCTTCACCGCCGACGACAACACCTTCTACGCGACGATGGGCAGCAACGGTCAGACGTGGCTGATGAAGGGCGACTTCAAGGCGCACACGCTGAATTCGCTGCGGCAGAACGTGGAGTGTCCTTCGCTGTCGCCGGACGGCACGCGCCTGGTGTTCAAGAAGCGGGTGTCCGACGACATCCGGCATCCTTGGCGTTTCACCGTGCTGAATCTGGCCACGATGCGGGAGACGCCGCTGGCCGAGACCCGCAGCGTCGACGACCAGGCGGCGTGGCTGAACGACACGACGGTCATGTACGCGGTCCCGCACGACGACGATCCGGGCAGCGACCTGTACGCCGTGCCCGCGGACGGCAGCGGGGCGCCGCGGCTGCTCGCCGCCAACGGGATGTCCCCGTCGACCACCTCCGGGTGA
- a CDS encoding MFS transporter, whose translation MYLTGSKTAKRIQETRSTRERVPFNVKMLGTVSLLTDVSSEMLVAVVGYYLLNVLHETPTAIGFLDGLYNGIPALLAIPAAYLSDRWQRRKLLAGIGYGASAVTKLGFPIVGPSFGGLSGLLSADRFGKGMRSAPRDALISLSSPPQILGRSFGVHRMLDNIGAATGPLIASFVLLWTTKFGTERKAFDALFIIAFCVAAIGLVVFCLYVTDHRQELQERSAASVRAALGLLRQRWFIRTGIAVALLGLAWVSDTFVYLTLAHRMALSASEYALLATGTMGMFVLMAIPVGRLADRVGRWKVFVVGHLLLVIAYALLATNVPDGFLLAAALLLPGIAYAATDGVLMAYCGPRIPTALRTSGLAVMQSIGAVAGFVSSVAFGAAWSHTDPKTVMLWFAGAMAVAITVSTVLVSPWKEHADG comes from the coding sequence GTGTATTTGACGGGATCGAAGACCGCCAAGCGCATCCAGGAAACCAGGAGCACGCGGGAGCGGGTCCCGTTCAACGTCAAGATGCTCGGCACGGTGAGCCTTCTGACGGATGTCTCCTCCGAGATGCTGGTCGCGGTGGTCGGCTACTACCTGCTGAACGTCCTCCACGAGACGCCGACCGCGATCGGCTTCCTGGACGGGCTCTACAACGGCATCCCCGCGCTGCTGGCCATCCCGGCCGCGTACCTGTCGGACCGCTGGCAGCGCCGCAAACTGCTGGCCGGCATCGGCTACGGCGCCTCCGCGGTGACCAAACTGGGGTTCCCGATCGTCGGCCCCTCCTTCGGCGGGCTGAGCGGACTGCTCAGCGCGGACCGCTTCGGCAAGGGGATGCGCTCGGCTCCGCGGGACGCGCTGATCTCGTTGTCCTCCCCGCCGCAGATCCTGGGGCGCTCGTTCGGCGTGCACCGCATGCTCGACAACATCGGGGCGGCGACCGGTCCGCTCATCGCCTCCTTCGTGCTGCTGTGGACCACGAAGTTCGGTACGGAGCGCAAAGCGTTCGACGCACTGTTCATCATCGCCTTCTGCGTCGCGGCCATCGGTCTGGTGGTGTTCTGCCTCTACGTCACCGACCACCGGCAGGAATTGCAGGAGCGCTCAGCGGCGTCGGTGCGGGCCGCTCTCGGATTGCTGCGCCAGAGGTGGTTCATCCGTACGGGTATCGCGGTAGCGCTACTGGGGCTCGCGTGGGTGAGTGACACCTTCGTGTACTTGACGCTCGCGCACCGGATGGCGCTCAGTGCTTCGGAGTACGCGCTGTTGGCCACCGGGACCATGGGGATGTTCGTCCTGATGGCCATCCCGGTGGGGCGGCTGGCCGACCGGGTCGGGCGGTGGAAGGTGTTCGTCGTCGGGCATCTCCTGTTGGTCATCGCATATGCGCTCCTGGCTACGAACGTCCCTGACGGCTTCCTGTTGGCCGCCGCACTCCTGCTGCCGGGCATCGCCTACGCGGCCACTGACGGCGTTCTCATGGCGTATTGCGGGCCTCGTATCCCGACGGCGCTGCGGACCTCCGGGCTCGCGGTGATGCAGTCGATCGGCGCGGTCGCCGGGTTCGTATCGTCGGTGGCGTTCGGGGCGGCGTGGTCGCACACCGATCCCAAGACCGTCATGCTGTGGTTCGCCGGGGCCATGGCCGTCGCGATCACCGTCTCGACGGTGCTGGTGTCGCCCTGGAAGGAGCACGCCGATGGCTGA
- the rpsA gene encoding 30S ribosomal protein S1, producing MTSSTETARTPQVAINDIGSAEEFLAAIDQTIKYFNDGDIVEGVIVKVDRDEVLLDIGYKTEGVIPSRELSIKHDVDPNEVVAVGDHIEALVLQKEDKEGRLILSKKRAQYERAWGTIEEIKEKDGIVTGTVIEVVKGGLILDIGLRGFLPASLVEMRRVRDLQPYVGKELEAKIIELDKNRNNVVLSRRAWLEQTQSEVRQNFLTTLQKGQVRSGVVSSIVNFGAFVDLGGVDGLVHVSELSWKHIDHPSEVVEVGQEVTVEVLDVDMDRERVSLSLKATMEDPWQTFARTHAIGQVVPGKVTKLVPFGAFVRVDEGIEGLVHISELAERHVEVPEQVVNVGDEIFVKVIDIDLDRRRISLSLKQANEGLTGDIETDQFDPALYGMAATYDDQGNYIYPEGFDPETGEWLEGYDAQREVWEGQYAEAHTKYEAHQKQIAEARKADAEAGVQENAEGAPSSYSSGAAEESTGGALASDEALAALREKLSGGQS from the coding sequence ATGACGAGCAGCACCGAGACCGCCCGAACGCCTCAGGTCGCCATCAACGACATCGGTTCGGCGGAGGAATTCCTCGCCGCGATCGACCAGACCATCAAGTACTTCAACGACGGCGACATCGTCGAAGGTGTCATCGTCAAGGTCGACCGGGATGAAGTCCTGCTCGACATCGGTTACAAGACCGAGGGTGTGATCCCGTCCAGGGAGCTCTCGATCAAGCACGACGTCGACCCGAACGAGGTCGTCGCCGTCGGTGACCACATCGAGGCCCTGGTCCTCCAGAAGGAGGACAAGGAAGGCCGCCTGATCCTGTCCAAGAAGCGCGCCCAGTACGAGCGCGCCTGGGGCACGATCGAGGAGATCAAGGAGAAGGACGGCATCGTCACCGGTACCGTCATCGAGGTCGTCAAGGGCGGCCTGATCCTGGACATCGGTCTCCGCGGCTTCCTGCCGGCCTCCCTGGTCGAGATGCGCCGCGTGCGCGACCTGCAGCCCTACGTGGGCAAGGAGCTCGAGGCCAAGATCATCGAGCTGGACAAGAACCGCAACAATGTGGTCCTGTCCCGCCGCGCCTGGCTCGAGCAGACCCAGTCCGAGGTCCGCCAGAACTTCCTCACCACCCTGCAGAAGGGCCAGGTCCGTTCCGGCGTCGTGTCGTCGATCGTGAACTTCGGCGCCTTCGTGGACCTGGGCGGCGTGGACGGTCTGGTGCACGTCTCGGAGCTGTCCTGGAAGCACATCGACCACCCCTCCGAGGTCGTCGAGGTCGGCCAGGAGGTCACCGTCGAGGTCCTGGACGTCGACATGGACCGCGAGCGCGTCTCGCTGTCCCTGAAGGCGACCATGGAGGACCCGTGGCAGACCTTCGCCCGCACCCACGCCATCGGCCAGGTCGTGCCGGGCAAGGTCACCAAGCTGGTGCCGTTCGGCGCGTTCGTCCGGGTGGACGAGGGCATCGAGGGCCTGGTCCACATCTCCGAGCTGGCCGAGCGCCACGTGGAGGTCCCGGAGCAGGTCGTCAACGTGGGCGACGAGATCTTCGTCAAGGTCATCGACATCGACCTGGACCGCCGCCGCATCTCGCTGTCGCTGAAGCAGGCCAACGAGGGCCTGACCGGCGACATCGAGACCGACCAGTTCGACCCGGCGCTGTACGGCATGGCCGCCACCTACGACGACCAGGGCAACTACATCTACCCCGAGGGCTTCGACCCGGAGACCGGTGAGTGGCTCGAGGGTTACGACGCCCAGCGCGAGGTGTGGGAGGGCCAGTACGCCGAGGCCCACACCAAGTACGAGGCGCACCAGAAGCAGATCGCCGAGGCCCGCAAGGCCGACGCCGAGGCCGGTGTCCAGGAGAACGCCGAGGGTGCGCCCTCGTCCTACTCCTCCGGTGCCGCCGAGGAGAGCACCGGCGGTGCCCTGGCCTCCGACGAGGCCCTGGCCGCGCTGCGCGAGAAGCTGTCGGGCGGCCAGAGCTGA
- a CDS encoding class I SAM-dependent methyltransferase, whose protein sequence is MARRHLSDSATIRANRGWWDANADDYQAEHGAFLGDDRFIWCPEGLDEAQARLLGTELAGKRVLEVGAGAAQCSRWLAAQGAHAVASDLSFGQLAHALRIDAAAGGLPLVQADATRLPFADEVFDIVCSAYGAVPFVADSAAVMREAARVLKPGGRWVFSVSHPIRWSFPDDPGEHGLTARDSYFDRRPYVEFDDRGVATYAEHHRTMGDRVREIVAAGLRLVDVVEPEWPAGLTEAWGGWSPLRGRIIPGTAIFVTVKD, encoded by the coding sequence GTGGCCCGCCGTCACCTGTCAGATTCCGCCACGATCCGGGCGAATCGGGGCTGGTGGGACGCCAATGCGGACGATTACCAGGCAGAACACGGTGCGTTCCTGGGCGATGACCGGTTCATCTGGTGCCCGGAGGGGCTGGACGAGGCCCAGGCCCGCCTGCTCGGGACGGAGTTGGCCGGCAAGCGGGTGCTGGAGGTCGGGGCCGGGGCGGCGCAGTGTTCGCGGTGGCTGGCGGCGCAGGGAGCGCACGCGGTGGCTTCCGATCTCTCGTTCGGGCAGTTGGCGCACGCGCTGCGGATCGACGCGGCCGCGGGCGGCCTGCCGCTGGTCCAGGCGGACGCGACCCGCCTTCCCTTCGCCGACGAGGTGTTCGACATCGTGTGCTCGGCGTACGGGGCGGTCCCGTTCGTGGCGGACTCGGCGGCGGTGATGCGGGAGGCCGCGCGCGTGCTGAAGCCGGGCGGGCGGTGGGTGTTCTCGGTGTCGCACCCGATCCGGTGGTCGTTCCCCGACGATCCGGGCGAGCACGGGCTGACCGCCCGGGACTCGTACTTCGACCGGCGTCCTTATGTGGAGTTCGACGACCGGGGGGTGGCGACCTACGCGGAGCACCACCGGACGATGGGCGACCGGGTGCGCGAGATCGTGGCGGCCGGGCTGCGGCTGGTGGACGTGGTCGAACCGGAGTGGCCGGCGGGGCTGACGGAGGCCTGGGGCGGGTGGTCGCCGCTGCGGGGGCGGATCATCCCGGGGACGGCGATCTTCGTGACGGTGAAGGACTGA
- a CDS encoding class I SAM-dependent methyltransferase produces the protein MVGERAWRRYFGVRRTVLLVRACRGEQADPASFYEPLAADSVALVARHAAVCGQRVLDVGGGPGFFAAAFRAAGARYVSVDLRPVGDVCGDARALPVRDGAVDVCFSSNVLEHVADPRGMLREMLRVTRPGGLVFVCFTNWLGPLGGHETSPWHYVGGEWAARRFERRRGAPPTNRYGLTLFPLSVGRVLRWVRDAEREGVAETLAVFPRYHPAWAHSVVRVPGVREFLTANCAIALRVRSQSNPAAHATHASFTSAARAGSLSSSFKTPETVSASVSPGAASQPVTPSRMASRRPSTS, from the coding sequence GTGGTTGGCGAGCGCGCTTGGCGGCGGTACTTCGGGGTGCGGCGCACCGTGCTGCTGGTCCGGGCCTGCCGGGGCGAGCAGGCCGATCCGGCGTCCTTCTACGAGCCGCTGGCGGCCGACTCCGTGGCGCTGGTGGCGCGGCACGCGGCCGTGTGCGGGCAGCGCGTGCTGGACGTGGGCGGCGGTCCGGGGTTCTTCGCGGCGGCCTTCCGGGCGGCCGGGGCCCGGTACGTGTCAGTGGATCTGCGGCCGGTCGGCGACGTGTGCGGCGACGCGCGGGCGCTGCCGGTGCGCGACGGCGCGGTGGATGTCTGCTTCTCCTCCAACGTGCTCGAACACGTGGCGGATCCGCGGGGCATGCTCCGGGAGATGCTGAGGGTCACCCGGCCGGGCGGCCTGGTGTTCGTATGCTTCACCAACTGGCTGGGACCGTTGGGCGGGCACGAGACCTCGCCCTGGCACTACGTCGGCGGCGAGTGGGCGGCCCGCCGGTTCGAACGGCGGCGCGGCGCTCCCCCGACCAACCGATACGGCCTGACGCTCTTCCCGCTCTCGGTGGGACGGGTGCTGCGGTGGGTGCGCGACGCCGAGCGGGAGGGTGTCGCGGAGACGCTGGCCGTGTTCCCGCGCTACCACCCCGCGTGGGCTCACTCGGTGGTGCGGGTGCCGGGGGTGCGCGAGTTCCTGACGGCCAACTGCGCCATCGCGTTGCGGGTGCGCTCCCAGTCGAACCCGGCGGCCCACGCCACACACGCCTCCTTCACCTCCGCGGCGCGCGCTGGGTCGCTGTCGAGCTCCTTCAAGACCCCGGAGACGGTGTCGGCTAGCGTGTCGCCGGGGGCGGCGAGCCAGCCGGTGACGCCGTCGCGGATGGCGTCGCGCAGGCCGTCGACGTCGTAG